A single window of Hylaeus volcanicus isolate JK05 chromosome 8, UHH_iyHylVolc1.0_haploid, whole genome shotgun sequence DNA harbors:
- the LOC128881544 gene encoding cell cycle checkpoint protein RAD17, giving the protein MDHSKKNSSWLMPSFDSTPMRKSSAMKRTTSQVLGSSIISNISSTYVIPLKRRNTSSLSALLEACEPRKPSELVVSRQKQQDILAWLQHKVRKGQPCALILYGPSGCGKTAALRVLAKENGFNVTEWITPVDQAMDENNRVMRQGDRFEDFLIRVTRYSSVLSNSSSRLLLVKDFPNVYFQDTDSFFSVLEKYFEMGKEPIVFICSETGNSKLLQMLFPPNVKEKFGIDSININPVTQTAMKNALKRIGDILNLTAGQMIHVSQLKIDEILSNNIGDIRNAVLNLIFISLKVPEQLENVCSSRVESLGLLHGVGRVINPKRTQNGNSWKFVHDPDEIAAFFQSQATVYLKFIQENYLNTIRGIEEANACANILSLGDVLNSEWRDINLTKVTLSFCTRGLMVMNEKPVSGWNPVRKPQNDKIDMQRCLGSAEIRWYESIIKSNSKRTEELPDFDTESIIE; this is encoded by the exons ATGGATCATTCGAAG AAAAATAGTAGTTGGTTGATGCCATCGTTTGACTCTACACCTATGAGGAAATCATCAGCAATGAAACGTACTACATCGCAAGTATTAGGAAGTAGTATTATTTCCAATATTTCAAGTACCTATGTCATACCTCTTAAGAGAAGAAACACTAGCAGTTTGTCTGCTTTACTGGAAGCTTGCGAACCACGGAAGCCTTCTGAATTAGTAGTCAGTAGACAGAAACAACAAGATATTTTAGCTTGGCTGCAACATAAAGTTAGGAAGGGTCAACCTTGTGCATTAATTTTGTATGGTCCATCTGGCTGTGGGAAAACTGCAGCTTTAAGAGTACTTGCCAAGGAAAATGGTTTTAATGTTACAGAATGGATTACTCCTGTTGACCAAGCCATGGATGAAAACA ATAGGGTAATGAGACAAGGAGATAGATTTgaggattttttaattaggGTTACTCGATATAGCTCAGTTCTAAGTAATAGCTCCAGTCGTCTTCTTCTGGTAAAAGATTTCCCAAATGTTTACTTTCAAGATACAGATAGCTTTTTCTCGGTTTTGGA aaaatattttgaaatggGAAAAGAACCTATAGTTTTTATATGCTCAGAAActggaaattcaaaattgttgcAAATGTTATTTCCTcctaatgtaaaagaaaagtttggTATAGACTCAATCAA CATAAATCCTGTCACGCAAACTGCAATGAAGAATGCATTAAAACGAATAGgcgatattttaaatttaactgcTGGGCAGATGATACATGTTTCTCAGcttaaaattgatgaaatattaTCTAATAATATAGGAGATATTAGAAATGCTGTGTTAAAtctcattttcatttcgttaaaag TACCTGAACAACTTGAAAACGTATGTAGTTCTCGAGTAGAGAGTTTGGGTCTTCTGCATGGTGTTGGTCGAGTAATAAATCCCAAAA GAACTCAAAATGGAAATTCATGGAAATTTGTTCACGATCCTGACGAAATTGCAGCTTTCTTTCAATCGCAGGCGACAGTAtatctaaaatttattcaggaaaattatttaaatactataaGAGGAATAGAGGAAGCGAACGCCTGTGCAAACATCTTAAGTTTAGGAGACGTTTTAAATTCTGAATGGCGT GATATCAATTTAACTAAAGTTACTTTGTCATTCTGCACTCGAGGTCTAATGGTGATGAATGAAAAACCAGTGTCTGGATGGAATCCTGTAAGGAAACCacaaaatgacaaaattgACAT GCAAAGGTGTTTGGGAAGCGCAGAGATTCGATGGTACGAgtctataattaaatcaaactCCAAACGTACAGAGGAATTGC